In Thunnus maccoyii chromosome 3, fThuMac1.1, whole genome shotgun sequence, the following proteins share a genomic window:
- the si:dkey-222f2.1 gene encoding keratin, type II cytoskeletal 8 isoform X3: MLETKLELLQVQGVGRSNVEPLFEAYMAGLRRQMDLVNNDKTKLDGELRNMQGLVEDYKHKYEEEINKRNNLENDFVILKKDVDSAYLVKADLEDKVGALTDEINFLRNVYEEELRELQASIKDTSVVVQMDNSRSLNMEQIVAEVKAQYEEIAARSREEAEAWYKSKFDQMSVQASQYGDELRIVKAEVAEVNRLISRLQSEIEAVKAQRGSLENQLAEAEERGELAVKEAKARTRDLEDALQRAKQDMARQLREYQDLMNLKLALDIEIATYRKLLEGEEDRLGQQSILNIQAVSNYSTKSTNGYNHINSSSPAPKLLIKTTETRDNSRYSSH, encoded by the exons ATGCTTGAGACTAAACTGGAGCTGCTGCAGGTTCAGGGGGTGGGCCGATCCAACGTGGAGCCCCTGTTCGAGGCCTACATGGCGGGTCTGAGGCGCCAGATGGACCTGGTCAACAACGACAAGACCAAACTGGACGGGGAGCTGAGGAACATGCAAGGCCTGGTGGAGGACTATAAACACAA ATACGAGGAGGAGATTAACAAGAGAAACAACCTGGAGAATGACTTTGTTATCCTAAAGAAG GATGTAGACTCAGCCTACCTGGTGAAAGCAGATCTGGAGGATAAAGTGGGAGCTCTGACTGATGAAATCAACTTCCTGCGTAATGTCTACGAAGAG GAGTTGCGTGAGCTGCAGGCCAGCATCAAAGATACCTCAGTGGTGGTTCAGATGGACAACAGTCGCAGCCTGAACATGGAGCAGATCGTAGCTGAGGTCAAAGCTCAGTACGAGGAGATCGCTGCCCGCAGCCGAGAGGAGGCGGAGGCCTGGTACAAGAGCAAG TTCGACCAAATGTCGGTGCAGGCCAGCCAGTATGGAGACGAGCTCCGCATTGTGAAGGCAGAAGTGGCCGAGGTCAACCGACTTATCAGCCGCCTGCAGAGCGAGATAGAGGCCGTCAAAGCGCAg CGCGGCAGTCTGGAGAACCAGCTGGCTGAGGCGGAGGAGCGTGGAGAGCTGGCTGTGAAAGAAGCCAAAGCCCGGACCAGAGACCTGGAGGACGCTCTGCAGAGAGCCAAACAGGACATGGCCAGACAGCTCCGAGAGTATCAG GACCTGATGAACCTGAAACTGGCTCTGGACATTGAGATCGCCACCTACAGGAAGCTGCtggaaggagaggaggacag ACTTGGACAGCAGTCGATCCTCAACATCCAGGCCGTCTCCAACTACA gCACTAAAAGTACTAATGGCTACAACCACATTAACAGCAGCTCTCCTGCTCCAAAACTGCTGATAAAGACGACCGAGACCAGAGATAACAGCAGATACAGCTCTCACTGA
- the si:dkey-222f2.1 gene encoding keratin, type II cytoskeletal 8 isoform X2 — MVDVISQLIGDTQKSPCLLLSGSQELLAAGKVRFLEQQNKMLETKLELLQVQGVGRSNVEPLFEAYMAGLRRQMDLVNNDKTKLDGELRNMQGLVEDYKHKYEEEINKRNNLENDFVILKKDVDSAYLVKADLEDKVGALTDEINFLRNVYEEELRELQASIKDTSVVVQMDNSRSLNMEQIVAEVKAQYEEIAARSREEAEAWYKSKFDQMSVQASQYGDELRIVKAEVAEVNRLISRLQSEIEAVKAQRGSLENQLAEAEERGELAVKEAKARTRDLEDALQRAKQDMARQLREYQDLMNLKLALDIEIATYRKLLEGEEDRLGQQSILNIQAVSNYSTKSTNGYNHINSSSPAPKLLIKTTETRDNSRYSSH, encoded by the exons ATGGTTGACGTAATTTCCCAGCTAATAGGTGACACACAAAAGAGTCCTTGTTTGCTCTTGTCAGGGTCACAGGAGCTCTTAGCTGCAGGAAAG GTGCGTTTCCTGGAGCAGCAGAATAAGATGCTTGAGACTAAACTGGAGCTGCTGCAGGTTCAGGGGGTGGGCCGATCCAACGTGGAGCCCCTGTTCGAGGCCTACATGGCGGGTCTGAGGCGCCAGATGGACCTGGTCAACAACGACAAGACCAAACTGGACGGGGAGCTGAGGAACATGCAAGGCCTGGTGGAGGACTATAAACACAA ATACGAGGAGGAGATTAACAAGAGAAACAACCTGGAGAATGACTTTGTTATCCTAAAGAAG GATGTAGACTCAGCCTACCTGGTGAAAGCAGATCTGGAGGATAAAGTGGGAGCTCTGACTGATGAAATCAACTTCCTGCGTAATGTCTACGAAGAG GAGTTGCGTGAGCTGCAGGCCAGCATCAAAGATACCTCAGTGGTGGTTCAGATGGACAACAGTCGCAGCCTGAACATGGAGCAGATCGTAGCTGAGGTCAAAGCTCAGTACGAGGAGATCGCTGCCCGCAGCCGAGAGGAGGCGGAGGCCTGGTACAAGAGCAAG TTCGACCAAATGTCGGTGCAGGCCAGCCAGTATGGAGACGAGCTCCGCATTGTGAAGGCAGAAGTGGCCGAGGTCAACCGACTTATCAGCCGCCTGCAGAGCGAGATAGAGGCCGTCAAAGCGCAg CGCGGCAGTCTGGAGAACCAGCTGGCTGAGGCGGAGGAGCGTGGAGAGCTGGCTGTGAAAGAAGCCAAAGCCCGGACCAGAGACCTGGAGGACGCTCTGCAGAGAGCCAAACAGGACATGGCCAGACAGCTCCGAGAGTATCAG GACCTGATGAACCTGAAACTGGCTCTGGACATTGAGATCGCCACCTACAGGAAGCTGCtggaaggagaggaggacag ACTTGGACAGCAGTCGATCCTCAACATCCAGGCCGTCTCCAACTACA gCACTAAAAGTACTAATGGCTACAACCACATTAACAGCAGCTCTCCTGCTCCAAAACTGCTGATAAAGACGACCGAGACCAGAGATAACAGCAGATACAGCTCTCACTGA
- the si:dkey-222f2.1 gene encoding keratin, type II cytoskeletal 8 isoform X1, which yields MSLSRTKRISSSNSVRSSSGSRRLSGFGPVQGGFSGISLSSSSLYAGTNGHHHGLGTPLASLSVNKSLLAPLNLEIDPSLSMSRAHEKEQIKSLNNRFASFIDKVRFLEQQNKMLETKLELLQVQGVGRSNVEPLFEAYMAGLRRQMDLVNNDKTKLDGELRNMQGLVEDYKHKYEEEINKRNNLENDFVILKKDVDSAYLVKADLEDKVGALTDEINFLRNVYEEELRELQASIKDTSVVVQMDNSRSLNMEQIVAEVKAQYEEIAARSREEAEAWYKSKFDQMSVQASQYGDELRIVKAEVAEVNRLISRLQSEIEAVKAQRGSLENQLAEAEERGELAVKEAKARTRDLEDALQRAKQDMARQLREYQDLMNLKLALDIEIATYRKLLEGEEDRLGQQSILNIQAVSNYSTKSTNGYNHINSSSPAPKLLIKTTETRDNSRYSSH from the exons atGAGTCTGAGTCGTACCAAGCGAATCAGCTCCAGTAACTCTGTCCGGAGCAGCAGTGGGTCGAGGAGGCTGAGTGGTTTCGGTCCAGTTCAGGGGGGTTTCAGCGGCATCTCCCTGAGCAGCAGCTCTCTGTACGCGGGCACCAACGGGCATCACCATGGCCTCGGCACCCCGCTGGCGTCCCTGTCGGTCAACAAGAGCCTGCTGGCCCCCCTCAACCTGGAGATCGACCCCAGCCTGTCCATGAGCCGAGCCCATGAAAAGGAGCAGATCAAGAGTCTCAACAACCGCTTTGCATCCTTCATAGATAAG GTGCGTTTCCTGGAGCAGCAGAATAAGATGCTTGAGACTAAACTGGAGCTGCTGCAGGTTCAGGGGGTGGGCCGATCCAACGTGGAGCCCCTGTTCGAGGCCTACATGGCGGGTCTGAGGCGCCAGATGGACCTGGTCAACAACGACAAGACCAAACTGGACGGGGAGCTGAGGAACATGCAAGGCCTGGTGGAGGACTATAAACACAA ATACGAGGAGGAGATTAACAAGAGAAACAACCTGGAGAATGACTTTGTTATCCTAAAGAAG GATGTAGACTCAGCCTACCTGGTGAAAGCAGATCTGGAGGATAAAGTGGGAGCTCTGACTGATGAAATCAACTTCCTGCGTAATGTCTACGAAGAG GAGTTGCGTGAGCTGCAGGCCAGCATCAAAGATACCTCAGTGGTGGTTCAGATGGACAACAGTCGCAGCCTGAACATGGAGCAGATCGTAGCTGAGGTCAAAGCTCAGTACGAGGAGATCGCTGCCCGCAGCCGAGAGGAGGCGGAGGCCTGGTACAAGAGCAAG TTCGACCAAATGTCGGTGCAGGCCAGCCAGTATGGAGACGAGCTCCGCATTGTGAAGGCAGAAGTGGCCGAGGTCAACCGACTTATCAGCCGCCTGCAGAGCGAGATAGAGGCCGTCAAAGCGCAg CGCGGCAGTCTGGAGAACCAGCTGGCTGAGGCGGAGGAGCGTGGAGAGCTGGCTGTGAAAGAAGCCAAAGCCCGGACCAGAGACCTGGAGGACGCTCTGCAGAGAGCCAAACAGGACATGGCCAGACAGCTCCGAGAGTATCAG GACCTGATGAACCTGAAACTGGCTCTGGACATTGAGATCGCCACCTACAGGAAGCTGCtggaaggagaggaggacag ACTTGGACAGCAGTCGATCCTCAACATCCAGGCCGTCTCCAACTACA gCACTAAAAGTACTAATGGCTACAACCACATTAACAGCAGCTCTCCTGCTCCAAAACTGCTGATAAAGACGACCGAGACCAGAGATAACAGCAGATACAGCTCTCACTGA